The genomic region GAAAAGAGTTGGTTAGAGAAGGGAGAACTAAGTCAGTCTGGGGTTGGGAGCTGGGAAAGAGGTGAGGGCAGAGGGCACAGGCTTCAGGCACAAAGAataggggtggggtggtggttctTACGGGTAGGGCGTAGCTGCAGGGCCTCCTTGAAATACTTGGGAGGCAGGACGCCATCAGCGTTCCCTGGAGTCAGGATCACCCCATTAGCAGAGCGGAAGAAGGGGATTCCATCTGCAGACAGAGCCAGAGGTGTGACTCATGCCCTCTCTGAAGGCCTGGGGCAATACCTGCTGTGTCCAGACTCACCTGCCAGGGCCAGGGGCCCGTTGATGAACACGGCCACTTCGCAATTTGGCCGCATGCCTGAGTAGACAATTGGAGCTGGGGTCTGGGGCGTCTGGATTGTAGTTATCAAACCTGGGTGGGCTGGGGTCCTGAGCTCATTGCGGTGAGGGTGGGGGGTTGCTCCTGCATGCAGGGCTTGGGCTGCCCCTGGACAAGAGGCTATGACCCTTGGAGGGGGACCTGGGAGGACAGAATGGGTGGGAGTAGCTTGAGGGGGCACTGACCACTGATGACACCAGGGTCCCCAGGCAGTCCCGCGGCCAGGTGGATGTGCGTCCTCCCCCGGCAGGATAGGCCCTTGAGCAGGATGGATGGCCAGTGCTGCCAGAATGTGCCATGGACGAGCATCAGGGGCAGGGCCTGCGGGGCCTCCAGGGGAATCAGCTCCAACTCAGGTACCTGGGATGGATGGGGGAATGGGCAGCAGTGAGACCCCCTCACAGACAGGGGTCTCACATGGCTCTCCCACTTGTCCCCTTAGCTCCCACCTGCAGGGAGTGACCCTGATTGGCCCGGATGAGAGGGCCGGCGCCGGGGTCCCCTGGCCGCAGGGCGAACCGCTGCTTCCCATTGGTGTCCACCACGCGCTGCACATCTTCAACTGAGAAGCTGCAGAACTGGGGCAGCTGCAGGAGGGTGCCCAGGGGCACAAAACCATCTGTGGGCAGGTAGAGTGGTCAGGAGCTGAACTTGCTCTGGCTTGGGCCAGAGTTAACAGGGGAAGCCACAGGCAACAAGAACAGAGCCTGTGTGACCTATAGAAAGTCTcccctgggacctccctggtggcacagtggttaagaatccgcctgccaatgcaggggacaggggttcgagccctggtccggtaagatctcACGtggcatggagcaactaagcccgtgcgccacaactactgagcccgcgcgcctagagcccgtgctccgcaacaagagaagccaccgcaatgagaagcccgcgcaccgcaatgaagagtagcccccactcgccgcaactagagaaagcctgcacgcatcaatgaagacccaaggcagccaaaaatttaaaaaataattaaattaaaaaaaaaaaaaaaaagaaagtctcccCTTTTTGAGGCCCAGTTTCTCAACTTATATGGGAATAGGATCTGCCTCATGGAGGGTCACAAAGATCAAGTGACCCTTTTGAGCACAGTACCCAGCCCAGAGTGGACACTCAATAAACATCAGTTGCCCCAACACCCCCGCAGTGCCCAGTCTTGGGATAAGTGTTTATTGGGCCACTGGGCTGGAGGTATCACCAGGCCTGGCCCAGATAGAGGCTCCTCTCCCAGTCTGCCCTGGACATGATACTGGGCTCTGGGCCTCGGTCTTCCCTACACACGGAAGGGATGTACCTTCTGTGCTGTTCCCATAGGACTGCGGTGGGAGCCATGAGGGAAGGCAGTCACAGACAGGCTCACACTGTTCCCTGGGCTCCAACCACTCCTGGGCCCAGCCTCTTAGATGCTCACTTACCGGCCCCCATGGGAAGCCCCAGCTTCAGGGCCCCGTGGCGCAGGGCATAGGACAGAGCCTTGGACAGTTGTACATCTCGGTCCTGAAAGAGCCCAGAGGTGGCCGTTAGTCCCCGTGGTGACCCTGCCCTGCTGCTCACCCTGAACTCAGCGATCTGCTGTAGGAGACCAGAGGGAGAGGAGTACCCTGTGCCCCCCGGGAACGGCACAATCCAtctgcccccactcccaccccaccagcATTTCCCAGGGAGCAGGACTCAgagtccccctcccctgccctcccacaTTAGGagcaggggtgagggtggagggggCGCACCTGTTCCCGGGGTCTGTGAGCCCTTCTACCCTTGGGCCCTGCTGcttcctgcctccttcctctAGAGGCGTTCATGGCCAAGACCTGTGGGGAGCAGTGAAATGTGGAGGCTGTTAAGGACCTTCCCATGTCCCCACGCTGCCCAGAAAGTCACAAAGCCTCAGGATgggagagctggggggagggggatattCAGATTTCTAAATTCACATCCCACCCCTAACTCCCTGgtgcagatagggaaactgaggcccagcaggcaagacttgcccaaggtgacactCTGTCAGCCACAGGGCCCAGGGGAGTCGAGCCCCTGCGACCCAGGCTCCTGGTCTGCCCCGCAAAGCGGGCCTGGGGAGGCGGGGCCGGCAACCAGGCTAACGGGGCAGAAATGTCTGGGCCGGCCAGAGAGACAGAGCCGGGACACACGGGAAGGCTCACCGACTCAGGGGGCCAGGCAGCTGACCACGACGGGCCCTGAGCGCCAGGACCGGCCAATGAGAAGCCGAGAAAGAAGGGGGCGGGTACTTCCGCTCCGGGGGAAAGAGGCGGAGCCTGCGAGGAGAGTAGGCAGGTGATTGCCGGCTGCAGCCTGGAGCTTCCGGACTCTGGGAAGGGTCCCGGTGCGTCAGGGGTTGGAGGCAGGACTTTTGGTTTGGGGAGACAGAGGCATTAGGGGGTGACAGGACCCAGGACCTCTGGGTCGTAGGGATGCCCGGGAGTCTCAGGGATGTCTGGTAGCAGGAGCCTCGGAGCTCTTGCTGGGACGATAAGacattttacagacgagggaGGGGTCACGGGGGTGCAGAAGGGCTAGGAGTACCCTCAGGAGGTTTGTGGCAGAGGGGGCCAGCTGTCGGGCCCAAGGGTGGCTGTGGGTCCCCCGGGGTGACAGGCCTGGCTGTGCCCTCCCCCAGAACTGCCCTATCCAGATCATGGACCCTGAGGTGTCCCTgctgctgcagtgccccccgggGGGGCTGCCTGAGGAGCAGGTACGGGCTGAGCTGAGCCCTGCCTACGACCGTCGCCCACTGCCAGGAGGGGACAAGGCCATCACCGCAGTCTGGGAGAGCCGGCTTCAGGCCCAGCCCTGGCTCTTTGACGCCCCCAAGTTCCGCCTGCACTCTGCCACCCTGGTGCCCACTGGCCTGGCGGGGCCACAGCTGCACCTGTGCCTGGGCCTTACTTCCTATCGAGACTTCCTGGGCACCAACTGGGCCAGCTCAGCTGCCTGGCTGCGACAGCAGGGGGCCACCGACTGGGGTGACAAGCAAGCCTACCTGGCGGACCCCTTAGGGGTGGGCGCTGCACTGGCCACTGCTGACGACTTCCTTGTCTTCCTGCGCCGCTCTGGGCAGGTGGCTGAGGCAACTGGGCTAGTGGACGTGCCCGGTGGGCACCCTGAGCCTCAGGTGAGATGCCAGGCTGGACGCAAAGACCCAGAGAGCCCGGCTTTGTTTTCCTCATCCCTTAAAGGGGGAGTTGGCATGGTGCTTATCCGAAAGTCTCTGCTCAgggcagcctctcagcctccctgCTGAATCCTGCCCCAGACCCATGGGAAGTTAgggacttgggggtgggggtagggacgGAGGACCTAGCTGGACCTGTGGTTTTCCATCTGGAAAAACAGGGCCTGGGTCAGGGGATCACCAAGGCTCTTACTCTGTGCCCAACCAGGCCCTCAGGGCCAGTGAGTGTGGGGAAAAGcagggtgggaagaggggagCAGGGGCTGAGCCTGACCTCTTACAGGCCCTGTGCCCAGGTGACAGACCCCTGCACATCAACCTCCCTGGGGAGCTGGTGGTGCATGAGCTCTTCTCCAGTGTCCTTCAGGAGATCTGTGATGAGGTGAGCGAGAGGCAGGTGGGACAGAGTGGTGGGCAAGGAGGGAGGGGGTAGAACAATCCAGAATTTTACAGGTCCGGG from Eubalaena glacialis isolate mEubGla1 chromosome 10, mEubGla1.1.hap2.+ XY, whole genome shotgun sequence harbors:
- the NUDT22 gene encoding uridine diphosphate glucose pyrophosphatase NUDT22; its protein translation is MDPEVSLLLQCPPGGLPEEQVRAELSPAYDRRPLPGGDKAITAVWESRLQAQPWLFDAPKFRLHSATLVPTGLAGPQLHLCLGLTSYRDFLGTNWASSAAWLRQQGATDWGDKQAYLADPLGVGAALATADDFLVFLRRSGQVAEATGLVDVPGGHPEPQALCPGDRPLHINLPGELVVHELFSSVLQEICDEVNLPLLTLSQPLLLGIACNETSAGRASAEFYVQCSLTSEQVRKHYTSGGPEAHESTGIIFVKTQSVRRLQETEMWAELCPSAKGAIFLYNKVQESST
- the TRPT1 gene encoding tRNA 2'-phosphotransferase 1, with the protein product MNASRGRRQEAAGPKGRRAHRPREQDRDVQLSKALSYALRHGALKLGLPMGADGFVPLGTLLQLPQFCSFSVEDVQRVVDTNGKQRFALRPGDPGAGPLIRANQGHSLQVPELELIPLEAPQALPLMLVHGTFWQHWPSILLKGLSCRGRTHIHLAAGLPGDPGVISGMRPNCEVAVFINGPLALADGIPFFRSANGVILTPGNADGVLPPKYFKEALQLRPTRKPLSLAGNEETECQSDPKHSSRGRRMTQQ